The Rhipicephalus microplus isolate Deutch F79 unplaced genomic scaffold, USDA_Rmic scaffold_14, whole genome shotgun sequence genome contains a region encoding:
- the LOC142784517 gene encoding uncharacterized protein LOC142784517 — protein MWRGSMHGSLIWKDCDLLGSFEGTKLPNGWLQGRSISIRQDTGINNNVPAVTRGSVLHGHVQCIKNRAQKTNKYKGTASDCSPAQSLQQQKEHIVMLSQNERSKWARRQILAITRQSDAARSTKKKRKQTSKGSRGARRSPLGSVASPMNLLTPQRQPGKHWKFPEGKGRVCRVEASVGDGPRTVSRLSPAFAAYRADEMTRTFWNVARKVFNRAAEMRDQEKMEVSARARWDSAV, from the exons atgtggcgtggaagcatgcatggcagcctcatctggaaggactgcgatctgcttgggagcttcgagggcacaaaactgcctaacggctggctgcaag gacgcagcatatccatccggcaagacactggtatcaacaataatg ttccagcagtaacaaggggttcggtgctccacggtcatgtacagtgtatcaagaacagagcacagaagaccaacaagtataaagggactgccagtgactgttctcctgctcaaagtttacaacagcagaaagagcacattgtgatgttgtcacagaacgagcgctcaaaatgggcgcgccgccaaattcttgcgataacgcgccaaagtgacgccgcgaggtcaacgaaaaaaaaaagaaaacaaacatctaaaggctcccggggcgcgcgacgctctcccctcggaagcgtggcttcgccgatgaacctcctcaccccacagcggcagccgggcaagcactggaaatttccagaaggaaaggggcgtgtatgccgggttgaggcatctgtcggggacggcccccgtacagtctcgcgcctctccccagccttcgctgcgtatcgcgccgacgaaatgacgagaactttctggaatgtcgcgcggaaggtatttaaccgagcagcggagatgagagatcaggagaagatggaagttagcgccagagcacgttgggattccgccgtgtag